In Methanothermobacter tenebrarum, the sequence ATTCTCCAATGTAGACTTTCTCGAAATCTGGCTCTGGAGCACCCTCTTTTAAAAGTCGCATTTCAAGGCTCATATGCGCTGAATAGGTTAAGTTTCTAAGCCTGGCCTCCATTGGGAATATTTTAGTGGTGGATCCGTCAGCTTCCTTGATGAAGGGTTTCTCTATCTCAAGGGCTCCAGTCTCCACTCTATATTTTCCCTCTTCGAATTCGATGGGCTCGCTAGTATCTATTATCTCCTGTATCCTGTTATTTACAAAATCGTTGTAGGATTCAAGGTGGTGGTCTACCAGATTGTATTTGTCAAAAAACGCATCTACCAATTCCCATGCACTTTCTCTCATGGACTTCCTCCAAAAAAATATAATCTTGATCAATCTTGAACTATCCTATATGTTACAAATCTGCCCGCGGTTGGACTTTCCCTTATTATCTTCAGTATATCCCCCTCTTTCGCCCCTATAGCCTTCACTACAGGGTCGTCAGTCCTTATCCTAGGTAGTTGTTCGGCGTGGATTTTCATCTCCTCGAGGATTTTCTCGGCCTCCTCTTCGGATAAAATAACATGTTCCGGTACCAGTTGATGTTTTAATATATCCTTCTTCACAATTCATCCTCCACATGAAAAATATGGCCTAAAATCAGGGGAACGGGCCCGACGGGAATTGAACCCGCGACCACTTGGTTAAAAGCCAAGCGCTCTTCCAGACTGAGCTACGGGCCCTATGGGGACGCCCTGGCCGGGAATTGAACCCGAGTCGCGGGCTCGACAGGCCCGCATGATAGCCCCTACACCACCAGGGCAGTCTTCTAAAATGAGATTATCCCAATCTATCCATCTCACTCCCTTAAATATTTTACCCTCCATTCTATTCAGATTAAACATTTTTGATGAGACCCTAGGCACACTAACTCGGAGTGTGATTATATCTACTCCCTAGAAACGTTGAATGTTATATATTTTCTATTACGACTTATAAATATTTTCCCATTATAAAATATTTGTGGGGGGAGGTGGGGAAAAATCCCGCCTGCCGGACTTGAACCGGCAACCCTCGGATCTACAGTCCGATGCTCTGCCAAATTGAGCTAAGGCGGGTACAATAGTATATGGGACCACCCGGATTTGAACCGGGGTCTCAGGCTCCCAAAGCCCAAAGGATCGACCAGGCTACCCTATGGTCCCATTGGGATTATATGAAGCCCCGGACGGGAATTGAACCCGCGACCACGAGATTACAAGTCTCGCGCTCCACCAGACTGAGCTACCGAGGCATTCATCATATTAGGCTATTAATATTTAAATATTTTACGGTAAACACGCAATATAAAAATCTTCACTATATATACTTATGTGAGATAATATGATATAAATTTAAATATTCGGGGGATTACAGAGCACCTTAACGGCTGGTAATTCCTCACCAGCCAATAAACTTATAGCAGCCCCGCCCCCACTACTTATATGATCTATACCATCTTGGAGGCCCATTTGAACCGCTGCAGCGGCTAAATGGCCGCCGCCGACTATGGAAAAACCTGATGATGATGATATGGCATTAAGCAAGTCCTCGGTGCCTATACTAAACTCCGGGTTCTCGAAAACCCCCGCAGGACCATTTGCAACTATCATCTTAGCGTTCCTTATCTTCTCTGCATAAACCTTTATGGTTTCCAGGCCAATATCATAAATGGGAAGATCCGGGATATCCTCTATGGGCACATCCAACCTTTTATCATCTTTGCATACTGCCACGTCAACTGGTATGAGTATTTTATCCCTGAATTTTTTCATAAGCTTCTTAGCCACTTTTATAAGGTTCTTGTAGCCTCTCTTTTTTATCAGTTTCTCATTACATTTACCTATATCTATCTTAGCCGCTTTCAGGAACACGTTAGCCACAAGACCCGCGGTCAATATATAATCAGCACTATCCTTTCCCAGGACGTTCTCTATGACTTTTATGGAGTCATCGACTTTAACACCCCCGAGAACATAAACACAAGGCCTTTTAACATTTTCAAGCGCACTATATAGGATCTTTAATTCTCTTTCCATAACCCTCCCAGCGGCGGAGGGTAATTTCACCGCGAAACCTACAAGTGAGGGTTGGGATCTATGGGCTGCGGCAAACGCATCATTAATATAATAATCGATAAGTGGGGATAATTTTCTGACAAGATGAGTTTTTGCTTGGATTCTAGGCTCCCTTTTCAGGACTTCCTCTGAATAAAAACGGACGTTCTCCAAGAGTATTATATCCCCCTTTTTCATCTTTGAAATTTCCTCCCTGGCAGCGCATCCAAAAATATCCTCCACATACTTTACAGGACGCCCCAGGACATCCGATAGAACCTCCGCATGCCTTTCCAGGGTTGTGAAATCCTTTTTACCTGGCCTGCTTTGGTGGGCTAATATAACCACCTTCGCATCCATGCTCGCAAGCTCATCTATGGTCTCTGAGTGAAGTCTGAGACGTGTATCATCAAGTATTCTCCCGGTGTGCGGATCTACAGGCGAGTTTATATCAATCCTTAAAAGTACGGTTTTACCATTCAATTCAAGGTCGTCTATGGTCTTGAAATCTACTGACATTCAATGTCCACCCCCAGATTAATTTATATTCTACTTACCAGGTCCAAGAGAGCTTCACGGGGGTTATCAGCTAATATGACACCGGAAGCTAAGAGCACTCCCTCTGATCCAAGATCAATAGCCGCTTTAAAATCTTCACCTGTAGATATCCCAGCCCCACAGAGCACTTTAACATTAGGGTTTATTTTCTTAACAGCATCCACAGTCCCAGCGACCACTTCAGGTTCTGCCTTAGACACCGGGATGCCAGATCCTATAAGTTCTGGAGGCTCCACCGCCACGAAATCAGGGCCCATCGCAGCCGCAGCCGCGCTCGTATCCACATTATTTGTGCAGACTATGCTAACAAGGCCAGCCGCTTTAACCCTCTCTATTACTCTTTGGACATCTGCAAGTTTCATCCTCTTCTCTGAATGATTTATAAGGGTTCCCGTAGCCCCGGCTTCCTCCGCACATTCTAGGAGTATGCTACCAGTGTGTCCACCGGCATCTATAGGGTCGATATGTTGCGCGACCACTGGTATTTTAACCCTTTCAGCCACCCTAAAAAGGTCCATATGCTGTGGCGCGACCACAATATTAACACCAGTTTCATCAGCCACTCCTTCACAAGCACGGGCTAAATTCACAGCATTCTCACCAGTAGCTTCAATATAAGTTTTAAAATTCAATATTACAATGGGAGTATCATACTTCAATGATAAGCCTCCAAATACTTCTACCCCCAAATTTAATAGGGGGTGTAATCACTCTTTATAAAAACTATTAAATAAGCCCTCCTATTTATCTACTTTATGACCCCCTACAAGAATATATTAATATTTCAATATCATAAGTATTGGCACAATCATATGACTATCAATCCCTGATAACAAGGGAGGAGAGGGTATAACTCCTAGTGGGTTTATTGTGTGAGTATAGGTGGGTGGCTGTGTTCATTTCAAAATTCGAGAAACTCAAAAGACTGGAAAGGATGGGGTACAGATTCGTTGGTGAACATGCCCATACAGCAGTGAAAACTTGCCTGTGGACAAAAAAGAGCATATTAGATGAGGGAACATGCTACAAGCAAAAATTCTATGGTATTAAAAGCCACAGGTGCTTGCAAATGTCCCCGAGCATATTCTTCTGCCAACAAAAATGTCTTTTCTGTTGGAGAGACCTTAAATACACGAGAACAGAATGGGACGGGGACTATGACGAACCAGCGGATATAATAGATGACTGTATCAACGCACAGAGGAACCTCCTCTGCGGATTCTTCGGCAACGAAAAAGCTAACAAGAAAAAACTCCTTGAAGCACAAGAACCCAATAATGCAGCCATATCATTAGCAGGGGAACCACTACTATATCCGATGATAAATGAACTCATCAAGGAATTCCATAAAAGGAAATTCACAACATTCCTAGTTACCAACGGCATCAACTACAAGGCACTTGAAAATCTTTCAGAAGAACCCACCCAACTCTACATTTCACTAGACGCACCCTCCGAAAAAATCCACAAAAAACTTTGCCGACCACAAACAGAAAATGCATGGGAGCACCTGAACAGATCATTAGAACTACTCCCAAGTTTCAACTGTCGAAAAGTTTTAAGGATAACAGCAGTTAATGGAAAAAACATGACAAACCCAAGGGGCTACGCCACCCTCATAAAAAAAGCCCAACCAGACTTCGTGGAAGTTAAAGCCTACATGTACCTAGGATATTCACGAAAAAGATTAGAAATGGAAAACATGCCATTATTCTTCGAAGTTTATGAATTCGCAGACAAAATAGCCAAACTAACCAACATGAATATAATCGACAAATCAAAGGAGAGCAGAGTAGTACTCCTAGGCTAAGTGTGGGGGAATCCCAATGAGATACATCCTATTGGCCCTAATACTCTCAATACTATTTGTCTATGGAGCTTCAGGGCTTTCAATTACAATAGGAGAAACCACCTATAAAAATCCAGAATATAAAAAGGCTATGATGGATTATTTCCAATCAAAAACAGATAAAAGTATAAAAGATGTTAATATAGAGGTTATAAGGGCCCAGGATGTTAACAGGATATCAGAGAATGTTACAGGCGAAGTATATAATCAGGGTCAAATATTTTCATGTGCAATGGTTGACCTAGACCATGATAATCTTACAATAATCGTTGATCAGAGTAAAATAAAAAATGTAACGCCTCAAATGTATGCAAACAGTTTAAAATCCGCTGGTATAGAAAGGGGCTATGTGGTGGTGTCCTCACCATTACCAGCATCTGGAGAAGCAACTCTCCTAGGCATATTCAGATCATATGAGACCCTCATAGGGGCTAAAATACCAGATGAAGTTAAAATGGCATCCCTTAAAGAAATACACCTCCAAACCAGACTAGTAAATGAGACCGGTGAAAGTGGTGATAGCATCGCCCAACTAATCAGTGAAGTCAAAAATAGGACAGAATTTGAAAATATAAATGATACCCATAAGATAAAACAGATAGTCAGCAACACCGCGGATAAACTAGATATTAACCTCACAAGCACCCAAATAGAGGATATATCACAAGTAATCGCGAATTCACAGAAAGTACATGGACTAACCACCAACATCAAAAAGAGATTGGAAAAGGAGACACACGGTCCTAGACTAGAAGATCAATTATATTCATGGTTACAAAGCCGCTATGATTACCTAATAAGTTTACTATCCACATAAAAGGGGTTCTGAGAGATTAACATGTTAATAGCAAAGAACAACCTCCAATTCATCATAGAAGTTGCCATAATAATCCATGCCGGTGTAATAATCTTATTCAATCTAGTGGGAGTTTCCCTGAGCCTAGTCCTCTTTCTAGGCACTCTTGTCACAACATTATTCGCCCTTTTATTCTCCATCGACACCCTCCTATTAATTCTACCTTTATTCACACACCAGGAGTTCACACACCCCTTCGGCCCATTCGCAGTCCTATCATGGGTTAGTGTACTGGCAGCGTCAAATCTCTTATCAGAGGCGGGTATACGTTCAACTTCTATCAAAACATTAAATTACATCCTATTCTTCGTCATAGCAATTGCAGGGGGTTTGATGCACCGTTCATTCCTCCTTCTATGGTTCCTTGGAGGTGCGATAGGATATTATATAATGTCAAAAAGTTTCAAAAGGACTGCGCGGATAACAAGAAAATCCATCATGGGATTCGTATCAGCCCTTATAGGTGGATTCGCACTCATGGAATCCTTAGCAAGGATACTTGACATGCCAGTTTTAAGCCCACTTCTCAGGATTACCAGACTAGAAAATTATACTATCCCCAGTTTGAAGTTAGTCCTTACAAGAACAACATTTTGGGGTCATATGGTAGGCTCCTGCTATTGGAGGTCAGAATGTCTAGGCGGGGCTGATGGTTATATAACACTCCCAGTGACGCTAATCCACCAGTTAGGATTACCATATCATATCTTTTATGGCGTGCTTATCTATAAAAAGGATTATATAGATTATATGCTACCTGGTATATTTGCAGTAGCCTTTGACGCTGGATATTTCGGTCTCTTGTTCCTCTTATCATGGGTACTCATAGTAACTATCACAGGCCTTCACGTTCTTAGAATATACAGAGAGAAGAGATTGAATGGGAGTAGAAGATATCTTGGAAGGGAGGCCCTGCTTATCGGCTCTCTTTCAGCTTTTCTGACGCAGAGCATCATTGGCCTTTTCTTGTTTAATCGTTCATTTAACTCGTCAGCACTCCTTACTTATATTATATTATCGGCTTTTGTAATGGCACATTCTATAAATGTTAAAAGGAGGATATCATAGTCTCCTTGCAATTTCAACAGCCTTTGCAGCGGCCTTTTCAAGTGATGTTTCGAATGGTATCCCGGCCTCTTTGAGGATTCTCTGCCCTTCCTCTTCGTTCGTACCTGTAAGTCTTATTACGAGGGGCACATCCCTCTCAGCATCCTTCAGAGCTTCTACAACACCCTTTGCCACATCATCTGCTCTTGTTATACCACCGAGCACGTTTAGGAAGACAACATCAACCCTGGGATATGATATTACACGTTCAATCGCCTTTTTTATGATTTCTGGGGAAGCGCCACCCCCTATATCGAGGAAGGTTGCGGGTTCTCCACCTTGTAATTTTATAAGGTCCATTGCTGTTAATGTGAGTCCCGCACCATTCCCTATAACCGCTATGTTACCATCCAATTTAACAAAGGCGAATTCACTAGCCTCGTATTCCTCCTGTTCCCTGAATTCAGGGTGTCTGAAGATTGAATCATCATCTATTTCTAGCTTGGCATCAACCGCAACCAGGTTGCCCCCGGAGAGGACAAGTGGATTTATCTCTGCGAGGAGTGCATCATATTTTCTGAAGAGATTATAAAGTCTCCAGATTATGCCACCTACCTGGCTTATGAGTTTGCCCTCCATGCCCATTTTCCTGGCGATCTCCCTGGCCTCATAGGGTAAGAATTCCCCGAGGGGATCCACATAATATTTAATGATCTTTTCTGGATGTTCGCGGGCAAGTTCTTCTATTTCAACACCGCCTTCGCTACTTGCCATTATAAGGGGTTTTTTCATTGTCCTGTCAACTATAATACCAATATAGAATTCTTTTTCAATGGGGATCTTCTCCTCTACAAGGACCTTCTCCACCTTCTCCCCCCTAATCAGGGAGGATAAAAGCTCTCCACTCACCTTGTAGGCGTTTTCCGGGTTTTCAGCGAATCTTATCCCACCAGCCTTGCCCCTGCCCCCTGTGAGGATCTGTGATTTTATAGCTACTGGCTTCCCCAATCTTTTAGCTATTTTCTCAACATCTTCGGGTGTGTTGGCCACACCCCCATCTGGTGTGGGTATGCCCTCCTTTTTGAAGAGTTCCTTAGCATTATATTCATATAACTTCATCTGGGATCCCCCACTTCTAGTATTCTTTTCCCGGCTTCGAACGCTTCAAGGTTTTTCTTCTCGGTTCCGGGCGGCACACTATCCTCTATAGCCTTTTTAGCCGCCTGGTCGCTGATCACCCTAGTGGCCCGTGTGAAGGCTCCTATCATCACCATGTTAGCGACTATTGGGATGCCTATCTCCTCCTTTGCTGTTCTAGTAGCCGGGGCTCTATAATATTTTATCTTTTTTTTCTTGATGAAATCTTTTATCTCTTCTTCTTTGATCATGTCGGGGTCGACTATGAGTGTGGCTCCAGTTTTCAGATCATCCAGGTAGGTTATGAGGGCTTCATGTGACATTGCCACGAATATGTCAGGTTCGCGGACCTTTGGATAGTCTATCTCATTGTCACTTATAACTACCTCGGATCTGGATGCGCCACCCCTTGCCTCTGGACCATATGATTGTGTTTGCACGGCATGGAGTTTATCATATAAACTCGCGGCTTTCCCTATCACTATCCCGGCAAGCACCACACCCTGACCCCCGAAGCCTGCGATCCTAATCTCTCTTCTCACTCTAATCATCCCTTATAAGCTGATTTTATTGATTTGAACCTTTCACCACACTTTTCCTCGATGAGATCATAGGTTATGGTGGTTAATTCTTCCTTCTCCTCTTTTACAAAATCCCCCACGATTATTTTACCCTCCAGTTCCCTTGGCTCCATCCTCAAGGCTTTCCTCCTATTTATACTATTATCCTTCATCCAATTTAGCATCTCAACAGGGGATCTCATACGATTTTTACGGCCGAAATATGTTGGACACTGTGATAACACTTCTATAAAAGAAAATCCTTTATTTTCAAGACCTCTTCTAATGGAATTTGCGAGTTGTAATGGATGTGCGGCTGTCCACCTGGCAACATAACTGGCCCCAGCAGCCTTCACAAGCTCGGCCAAATCAAAGGGTGTTTCAAGGGCACCATAGGGTGCTGTACTACCATAGCTTCCACGTGGGGAGGTTGGACTTATCTGGCCACCTGTCATCCCATAAATATTATTGTTTATACAGATTACTGTAAGGTCTATGTTTCTCCTGGCGCCATGGATGAGGTGGTTGCCCCCGATGGCCGCCGCGTCCCCGTCGCCTGTGAAGACTACAACGTCAAGTTTGGGGTTTCCTAGTTTGAGTCCTGTGGCGAATGCTATCGGCCTTCCATGTGTTGTGTGTAGTGAGTCGCATTTCACATAACCTGGGATCCTTGATGAGCAACCGATACCAGATACTAGGACTATATTTTCAAAGTCGATATTTGCAAGTTCCATGCCTTTGAAGAATGTGTTCATTACTATGCCATTCCCACATCCTGCGCAGAAAATATGTGGGAGTCTATCCTTTCTCAGGTATTTTAGGAATGGATTTTCCAATGTCATCAGGGTCCTCCTAGATCATGGATTCTATCTTGGCTTTTATCTCATCTGGGTTATGTATTTCTCCACCCAACTTTGGGAGGAGTTCGACTTCTGCCATGCCATCAGCCGCTCTTTGAACTTCATAGAAGATCTGTCCAAGGTTCATTTCCACGACGAGTAATTTATCAGCTGTCTCGGCGACTTTTCTCACTTCATCATCTGGGAAGGGCCATGGCGTGTCTATCTTCATATAACCTACTCTTTGGCCTTTTTTTCTCAGATCCTTTACGGCTGTTGCAACGGAGCGACTAGGGGCTCCATAGGATATGGTTATGATCTCAGAGTCTTCGGTGTGGGAGTTTTTCACCCTAACTATGTCCTTTCGGTGGTTTAGTATCTTGTCACATAATCTTTTCACGAGCTTTTCATGGCCCTCGGGGTTTGAAGCATCCGGGTATCCTTTTTCGTCGTGTGTGAGTCCTGTGACTGGGATATTGTAACCTTCACCGAATGGTGGCATTGGTGTTGTCCCATTAGCATCTGCTCTGAATGGTATGAACTCTTCAGGATCTCCTTTGGGCCTTTTCCTCTTTATAATCTCCACCTTTTCTGGGATTCTTATCTTTTCTCGCATGTGGCCCACGATTTCATCAGCCATCACCATTACGGGTATCCTATACTCTTCTGAGAGGTTAAATGCTTCT encodes:
- a CDS encoding DNA-directed RNA polymerase subunit H, producing MKKDILKHQLVPEHVILSEEEAEKILEEMKIHAEQLPRIRTDDPVVKAIGAKEGDILKIIRESPTAGRFVTYRIVQD
- a CDS encoding phosphoglycerate kinase; its protein translation is MSVDFKTIDDLELNGKTVLLRIDINSPVDPHTGRILDDTRLRLHSETIDELASMDAKVVILAHQSRPGKKDFTTLERHAEVLSDVLGRPVKYVEDIFGCAAREEISKMKKGDIILLENVRFYSEEVLKREPRIQAKTHLVRKLSPLIDYYINDAFAAAHRSQPSLVGFAVKLPSAAGRVMERELKILYSALENVKRPCVYVLGGVKVDDSIKVIENVLGKDSADYILTAGLVANVFLKAAKIDIGKCNEKLIKKRGYKNLIKVAKKLMKKFRDKILIPVDVAVCKDDKRLDVPIEDIPDLPIYDIGLETIKVYAEKIRNAKMIVANGPAGVFENPEFSIGTEDLLNAISSSSGFSIVGGGHLAAAAVQMGLQDGIDHISSGGGAAISLLAGEELPAVKVLCNPPNI
- the tpiA gene encoding triose-phosphate isomerase — protein: MKYDTPIVILNFKTYIEATGENAVNLARACEGVADETGVNIVVAPQHMDLFRVAERVKIPVVAQHIDPIDAGGHTGSILLECAEEAGATGTLINHSEKRMKLADVQRVIERVKAAGLVSIVCTNNVDTSAAAAAMGPDFVAVEPPELIGSGIPVSKAEPEVVAGTVDAVKKINPNVKVLCGAGISTGEDFKAAIDLGSEGVLLASGVILADNPREALLDLVSRI
- the twy1 gene encoding 4-demethylwyosine synthase TYW1, with product MFISKFEKLKRLERMGYRFVGEHAHTAVKTCLWTKKSILDEGTCYKQKFYGIKSHRCLQMSPSIFFCQQKCLFCWRDLKYTRTEWDGDYDEPADIIDDCINAQRNLLCGFFGNEKANKKKLLEAQEPNNAAISLAGEPLLYPMINELIKEFHKRKFTTFLVTNGINYKALENLSEEPTQLYISLDAPSEKIHKKLCRPQTENAWEHLNRSLELLPSFNCRKVLRITAVNGKNMTNPRGYATLIKKAQPDFVEVKAYMYLGYSRKRLEMENMPLFFEVYEFADKIAKLTNMNIIDKSKESRVVLLG
- a CDS encoding DUF1002 domain-containing protein, with product MRYILLALILSILFVYGASGLSITIGETTYKNPEYKKAMMDYFQSKTDKSIKDVNIEVIRAQDVNRISENVTGEVYNQGQIFSCAMVDLDHDNLTIIVDQSKIKNVTPQMYANSLKSAGIERGYVVVSSPLPASGEATLLGIFRSYETLIGAKIPDEVKMASLKEIHLQTRLVNETGESGDSIAQLISEVKNRTEFENINDTHKIKQIVSNTADKLDINLTSTQIEDISQVIANSQKVHGLTTNIKKRLEKETHGPRLEDQLYSWLQSRYDYLISLLST
- the sucC gene encoding ADP-forming succinate--CoA ligase subunit beta, whose product is MKLYEYNAKELFKKEGIPTPDGGVANTPEDVEKIAKRLGKPVAIKSQILTGGRGKAGGIRFAENPENAYKVSGELLSSLIRGEKVEKVLVEEKIPIEKEFYIGIIVDRTMKKPLIMASSEGGVEIEELAREHPEKIIKYYVDPLGEFLPYEAREIARKMGMEGKLISQVGGIIWRLYNLFRKYDALLAEINPLVLSGGNLVAVDAKLEIDDDSIFRHPEFREQEEYEASEFAFVKLDGNIAVIGNGAGLTLTAMDLIKLQGGEPATFLDIGGGASPEIIKKAIERVISYPRVDVVFLNVLGGITRADDVAKGVVEALKDAERDVPLVIRLTGTNEEEGQRILKEAGIPFETSLEKAAAKAVEIARRL
- a CDS encoding 2-oxoacid:ferredoxin oxidoreductase subunit gamma, yielding MRREIRIAGFGGQGVVLAGIVIGKAASLYDKLHAVQTQSYGPEARGGASRSEVVISDNEIDYPKVREPDIFVAMSHEALITYLDDLKTGATLIVDPDMIKEEEIKDFIKKKKIKYYRAPATRTAKEEIGIPIVANMVMIGAFTRATRVISDQAAKKAIEDSVPPGTEKKNLEAFEAGKRILEVGDPR
- a CDS encoding 2-oxoacid:ferredoxin oxidoreductase subunit beta; the encoded protein is MMTLENPFLKYLRKDRLPHIFCAGCGNGIVMNTFFKGMELANIDFENIVLVSGIGCSSRIPGYVKCDSLHTTHGRPIAFATGLKLGNPKLDVVVFTGDGDAAAIGGNHLIHGARRNIDLTVICINNNIYGMTGGQISPTSPRGSYGSTAPYGALETPFDLAELVKAAGASYVARWTAAHPLQLANSIRRGLENKGFSFIEVLSQCPTYFGRKNRMRSPVEMLNWMKDNSINRRKALRMEPRELEGKIIVGDFVKEEKEELTTITYDLIEEKCGERFKSIKSAYKG
- a CDS encoding 2-oxoacid:acceptor oxidoreductase subunit alpha — its product is MVEEYFIQGNQACARGAIKAGCRFFAGYPITPSTEIAEEMALLLPREGGVFIQMEDEIGALGAVIGAAWSGLKGMTATSGPGFSLMQEHIGYAAMTETPLVVIDVQRGSPSTGQPTMASQSDMMQARWGSHGDYEIIALAPSSVQECFDFTIEAFNLSEEYRIPVMVMADEIVGHMREKIRIPEKVEIIKRKRPKGDPEEFIPFRADANGTTPMPPFGEGYNIPVTGLTHDEKGYPDASNPEGHEKLVKRLCDKILNHRKDIVRVKNSHTEDSEIITISYGAPSRSVATAVKDLRKKGQRVGYMKIDTPWPFPDDEVRKVAETADKLLVVEMNLGQIFYEVQRAADGMAEVELLPKLGGEIHNPDEIKAKIESMI